The Amycolatopsis japonica nucleotide sequence CGACCCGAGCGCGGCCTCGATGCTGCGATCCCCCGTGGCATGCACGGCGACCGTCATCCCGGCGTCATGGGCGAGCCGGATCATCGCGGCCAGATTGCCTGCGCGGCCCGGATCGTCGTCACCGTCGACGAGGAGCGCGCCGTGTGAACCGTCGGCGTAGCAATGATGTGTCCACGCGGAGCGCATCGGCGGGATGCCGTCGGCGAAGATCTTCACCCCGGGCACGGTGAGCCACAACGGATTCGCGGCCGGTGACGGGGTCGCCAGCCCTCGCTCGAAATCGTCCAGCGAGCTGGCGCCGTCGAGCAGGCCGAACAACCGCAGCGCCGTCACCCTCGCGCGCAGCAGGCCTTCCTCGGCCAGCGCCGCGTACTCCTCCAGCACTTCGGCGCCGAAACAGCCCGTCTCGCCGGGCCCCAGACCGGGTTCGGTGTAGCTCGTGATGCCCAGTGACGCGCACAGCTCACCCGCACGCAGGATGGCGGCCCGCCGTTCGGCCGCGGTCCGCACCGTTTTCTCTTCTCCCCCGGTGAATCCGGCGCCGCCGATGAGCGTGTCCGGCCAGCGCGCGCCGAGCCAGGTCGCGTGCAGGTGCGCATCGTTGATCCCGGGCAGAACGGTTCTCCCCGCGAGGTCGATCACGTCGGTGTCCGGACCGATGTGGTCCAGCGCGACGTCACCGAGGGCGACGATCCGGTCTCCTCGCACGGCCATCGCCCGCACGACGGTGCCCGCCGGGTCGAAGGTGAGCACAGGACCGCCGCGAACCACGAGCGAAGCGGGACGAATACGTTGCGACGGCATGGTTTCCTCCAGGATCTGGACTTTTTCTCCTACGACTGTAGACTAAAAAGATGGTCAACAGAACCGAAGCGGCGGTGCTCACCGAACACGGCTCCGCGCTCACCTTGCGGGAACTACCGCTGCCCGAGGAGCCGGAACCGGGTGCCGCGCTGGTCCGGATCACCTGCACCACGCTGTGCGGCACCGACGTGCACCTCTGGTCCGGCCAGATGACCTTCCCCGGCATGCTCCCGATGGTGCTGGGACACGAAATGGTCGGCGAGGTGGTGGCCGTCGGACCAGGTACCACCGACACCCTCGGCCGCGCGATCGCCGAGGGCGACCGCATCGGCTGGTCCGAGTCGACCTGCGGAAAGTGTTACGGCTGCACGATCTTGCGCGAACCGGTCGCCTGCGAGAAGCGCGGCTACGGATTCCTCCAGCGCTCCGACGTCTTCCCGTACGCCACCGGCGGGCTCGTGCGGTACTGCTACGTGACTCCCGGTGCGGCCAAACTCCTGCTTCCCGGCGACGTCAAGGACACCTGGGCGTCGATGTCGGGCTGTGCGGGCAAAACCGTGCTGCGCGCCGTCTCCCGCGCCGGCGGGATCCGTCCCGGTGCGACGGTCGTGGTCCAGGGCGCGGGCGCGCTGGGCGTGTTCGCCACCGCGGTCGCGCGGATCTCCGGCGCGGGCGACGTGATCACCATCGGCGGGCCCGGCGACCGGTTGAAGACCGCCGAGTGTTTCGGGGCGACGGCGACGATCCCGGTCGACGGCACCGTCGAAGACCGCATCGAACGGGTCAAGGAACTCACCGACGGCCGGGGCGCCGATCACGTCTTCGACTTCGCGGGCGGGCCGACCATCGGCGAGGAGGCCGTCGCCTTCGCCGCCCAGCGCGGCACGATCGCGATCGTCGGCTCCACCGGCCCCGCACCCTCCCCCGTGGCGCTGGGCACGGTGATGGGCAAGGAACTCACGGTCGTCGGTTCGCTCAACGGCGACATCGCCGACTACCACCGCTCGGTGGACTTCTTCCGCACCTTCGCCGATCGGCTGCCATGGGACGAACTGTTCAGCGAACCGGTCGGTCTTTCCGAAGCCTCCCAACGTGTCGAGTCGATGTCGCGGCTCGGCGAACTCAAAGCCGTCATCGATCCCCGCCTCCCCTAGGAGACCCGAATGACCATTCCCCAGCGTCGCATCGGCCGCGACGGCCCGCTCACCGGCGTCCTCTCGCTCGGCTCCTGGCACACCTACGACCGGATGGACTTCCGCGAGGCGGTCGACCTCGTCCGCACCGCGGTCGATTCCGGCATCACGCTCTTCGACGTCGGCGTCTACGGATTCCCCGGCGCCACACCGGTCTTCACCGACGTGCTGTTCTCCGCGATGGTCCGCGCCGCGGGCCTCCGCCGCGAGGACTACCTGCTTTCGGCCAAGCTCTGGCTGGAGGGATACCCCGAGCACAACCTCCGCGACCAGCTGGACAACGCGTTGTTCCGCGCGGGCGTCGAGCACGCCGATCTCGTCGTACTGGGCGATCTCCGGCGCGACGACACCGACCTGCACCGGCTCGTGCTGGATCTGAACGAACTCCGCGAGGCCGGGCTCATCCGGCACTGGGGCGTCAACAACTGGTCCGCCACCACGATCCGGGCCTTGCACGATTTCGCCGCGGCCGAGAACGTACCCGGCCCCGCCATAGCGCAGCTGAAGTACAGCGTCGCGCGACGGTCCATTCCGGACGGTGAACCGTTCGCGAAGGTCTTCGGCGAACTCGGCGTCACACTCCAGTCTTCGGACATCTTC carries:
- a CDS encoding amidohydrolase, with amino-acid sequence MPSQRIRPASLVVRGGPVLTFDPAGTVVRAMAVRGDRIVALGDVALDHIGPDTDVIDLAGRTVLPGINDAHLHATWLGARWPDTLIGGAGFTGGEEKTVRTAAERRAAILRAGELCASLGITSYTEPGLGPGETGCFGAEVLEEYAALAEEGLLRARVTALRLFGLLDGASSLDDFERGLATPSPAANPLWLTVPGVKIFADGIPPMRSAWTHHCYADGSHGALLVDGDDDPGRAGNLAAMIRLAHDAGMTVAVHATGDRSIEAALGSLRRGDHLVHGDLVTPDQLARMASAGVGLTTQPAIAVAMRGMLTDALGAEVGARAWPLAEMLASGVPLTLSSDAPVVTPDWRVHIAAAAGMLAASEVDAGLMARLLRCYTVAAAEQDGAADWKGSLTVGRVADFCVLAANPLEVAFADLPDVGVELTVSGGRVVYSGEQLPAVDLEAHPGEMAGVGGGEEQD
- a CDS encoding zinc-binding dehydrogenase; its protein translation is MVNRTEAAVLTEHGSALTLRELPLPEEPEPGAALVRITCTTLCGTDVHLWSGQMTFPGMLPMVLGHEMVGEVVAVGPGTTDTLGRAIAEGDRIGWSESTCGKCYGCTILREPVACEKRGYGFLQRSDVFPYATGGLVRYCYVTPGAAKLLLPGDVKDTWASMSGCAGKTVLRAVSRAGGIRPGATVVVQGAGALGVFATAVARISGAGDVITIGGPGDRLKTAECFGATATIPVDGTVEDRIERVKELTDGRGADHVFDFAGGPTIGEEAVAFAAQRGTIAIVGSTGPAPSPVALGTVMGKELTVVGSLNGDIADYHRSVDFFRTFADRLPWDELFSEPVGLSEASQRVESMSRLGELKAVIDPRLP
- a CDS encoding aldo/keto reductase, with the protein product MTIPQRRIGRDGPLTGVLSLGSWHTYDRMDFREAVDLVRTAVDSGITLFDVGVYGFPGATPVFTDVLFSAMVRAAGLRREDYLLSAKLWLEGYPEHNLRDQLDNALFRAGVEHADLVVLGDLRRDDTDLHRLVLDLNELREAGLIRHWGVNNWSATTIRALHDFAAAENVPGPAIAQLKYSVARRSIPDGEPFAKVFGELGVTLQSSDIFEGGILLGKNSGARQVGRDPGDIRERIAASAPALAKIAGDLDATPAQLCLAFTLTHPANTTTLFGATSTEQLKDNLGAVDLVERVGAAQLRELVEPYWADRGVVDPEGP